A stretch of DNA from Oreochromis aureus strain Israel breed Guangdong linkage group 10, ZZ_aureus, whole genome shotgun sequence:
aATAATCCTGCGAATATGATCATTTTTTACATTCTCATAAAAGTTATTCGAATTGATCTGATTGTTGATTTGGTTGTGAACTGTGAAATAGGTATAATTGTAATATCAGATCATGCCCCAGTAGAATTAAATATAGACTTACAAGTTGAGAAACATAATCGGGGCAGGTGGAGACTAAACCCAAGTCTTCTACGGGATGAACAATTCGTGGCAATATTAAAGGATGATATTAACTTTCTCTTGGATGTAAATATTGGGACCACAGAGAGATTGGCTACTGTATGGAACGCCCTAAAGCCTTCATTAGAGGCAAATGTCTGGGATATAGTTCCAAGAAGGTgaaagaaagtttaaaaaaaacaaaaaacaaaaaaaaaacagactttggAAAAGCAGATTAATCATTTGGATAAACAATTGGCAGAAAATTATGTAGAGAGTAACTTCAGACAATATGCCAACTAAAATTTAATCTTCATGAAATTTATAATACGAATTTCTATGACAATTTTCTTGCTCAGAAATTCATGGGCACATCTATGTTGTTTCTCCATTTAACAGGTGCAAGCTACGTTTGTGAGTgtataaaaaaaactaatagAAAAAGACTCATGGAATCATGACAAACCTGATGttagaatttaaaaaattagaTCTTATAACTTGTTTTGACCAATCAGTTATTTCATATGACCATTGAAAGTTTATCCAAGCTGTACCTTTTGAAGTTTCCTCCAGTGAATTATCACAAAACAGATGTCATCCAAGGTACCCATGTTTGTAATCTGTGTCATGGTGCAAGTTTTGCCCCAAAAAACATATGAAGCATATATACATTTAAACAATCACCCTATAATTTCAAGGTTTTAATATTTTGTATGGCTTTAATAAATATGTTAACATTGTTTTACCGCTTCCCAATAAAAGAAAGACAGGCAGAAAAAAAGGCGGTGGTCAGAACCAGCTGATTTTTTTATGGTTGATTTTTATGAagaattattctttttttgtacCCATAACTAGGTTCTAAAAAGCACTTTATATTGACTTTCTTATTCACCCATTCAAACAAACACTCATGCACCACCTTGCATGGTAGTTCCATAACAAGGTGTTCACCTGCAATTGGGAGCAAGATGGGGTTCAGGTCTTCTCCAAACACACTTCTAGGGCTTCATTTGgcacatcctgataataacttTTTCTAAAGCTTTTTCCGAGCACGTGCCAAGTGCTTTctctttaatgttttaaagTCTTCACATTATGAAGTGCCCTGAGATTAGTGACTTGGTGAATTGTTATTAATGTGATACACAGTAGCAAAAGAATAGCTCTACCacatggctgtagctcaggtggcaccAGGTTATCTACTAACTGGGAGGTTGGTGGTTCAGTTCCTAGCAGCTCCagatatccttgggcaagacactagCCCCAATTTGATCGCTGACCCATCCGTCAGAGTTTGAATCATagctagaaagcacttaagcatagTAAAGggtgctcagatagagtagaaaagtgttgttaaaaaaacaaacaaaaacaaaaaaacacaatttaccaTGAGTTACTGTACtttgagtgtttttattttggagcAGGCAAAAGACAAATTCAAGCTGTTTACTTTTTGATGAATTCTTTAGAAATTCAAAATGGCTCGTGAATAATATTAAGATATATTTTGTGTTCAGTTGATTATTTGTTAATCAGTGTTATTTGCTGCACCAGCAGCATATGCATGTCATATTCAGTTGATGCCACTAGGTGGGAGCCTATGACCTGTAATGAGCATGTTGGATCTCAGATGACTGCTTTAGGTGAAGTCTTACTCTTTTATGTGAAACCCTATTTGTGTTGCATTCACAAAGTCTGTGATGCCTCTTGCTCTTCTAATGTTTAGTGtttaaataattgtttaaaTATTTGCCATGGTGTCTGTTTTACATGTGTTTCTGTGGTTATgcttatttctttttgtttcctttctgtTATTAAATATTGACGTCTgcctttttgttccttttttctgtctcctgtgttttgtgctgtgtgaGTTTGTTCCTGGtgcttattttcattttaatggttGTATTGAATGTCTTCAAATCAACAATTTAAAGGACCTTGATGCAacagttgttttgatttgttgctATAGAAATAAAGTGTAATTGAAAAGAACTCAGTGTCCTATGTGGAAGGATGATCCTCATGTAGCTTTCTGTATTTTATATGCAGATGAATATTAGTTATTGCCTATTATTACACTGTgatcttggagtcatttttgaccaggatacgTCCTCCAGTCCACATGTTAAAACAAATATGTAGCACTGATTTCTTTCATCTGATTACTGAGCGATGCTAGAAACTAGTTCATGCTTTTGTTAATTCAAGGCATGACTATTTTCATTCTTTAGTATAAAGctcttttaaaaactttcaGTTGATCAAAAATATCATGGCAGAAGTACTAATCGTGTTGAAAAAGGGAGGCCTTGTTTCTCCCAATCTCCATTTCTCTTAACTTGCAAAGTTAAGACTGGATCAGGTAACCGTTAGCTGTGTTGCTTTATATTTGAAATGCTAGATGAAGAGGTGGAAAAACTATATGGATCACCAAGCCACCTAATCTGCTCAGTGAATTTTGTTCCAATGAAAAGGAGTCAAACAATACCAGTTGCAACAAAACCTTTTTCATCTCTTTCAACTTACTGTGGCTTATGTGTTTCATAGCCTGCACAATGGTGTTCAAAGAGAGAACCGAGGTATGATGATAGTGACTTTGGAACCTATCCTGAAAATAATCGAGCCTTGGATGGATCTCAGGCATGGGAATTTTTAATAGCAGtccatttttcattttgatctCTTGAGTTTATTTGATAGTATCACATTGCTGTTTGCTCTTTTTCTGATTAATGTATTTACAATATTAATAAAGTGAAAACAATGAAATATTAAACGAATTAAATGGTTATAATTTTAAATATCATTGACAGCACACATGGTTTCAACTGTATGACCTGGACTGTAACACATGATTGTTTTTAGTGGTGGACCTTCACAAATACTTCACTGAAATCAGCTAATACCTTTATCCCTTAAAAAGATGTAAGCCTAATACAGGTTAAGACAAGAATGCTACAGAACATCAAAATATTGTTGCACTGCTTACAGTTCTACATCAGATTATCATGACTTTCTCTGTAAAACTGCCACTGGATGCTTACATGTGCCATACATTTGTGACCTAAATTAATTGTTTTTTCTGATTCTAACAAGCTGTGCCTGCCCAGTTAGTACCTTACCCACAGctgaatattgaatattatttcTTAGTTTGCGACCATGCAATAAATTGAACAGGGTTGCAAGATGGCAGATTGGGTAACTCATGTCGAAATAAACTGACTGTGTTTAGAAAAGTTTGGGGTCAACATTTGTAGATTACCCATCAAACTAACCACACCCATATGGGGATTATGTTCACACTAAAGTACCTGTAAACTGGTTGAAAATTTAGTGActcataataatttttaaatgcaaggacattaaaattaaatgggGGGAGTGGAGACagctggagtacctggagataacccacacagacacagggagaaaaaTGTGCAGTTAACAGTAGTGAAGGAAAACATGGTGACGTACAATGGGAATAAAATTAAAGCTTGGTTACAATGGTAAACTTGTTTAGATTTATTGAATGgtaaaacataaataacagTATCCCTTTTATGTCCATTGTTATATTAATCAGTTTGATGGATTACGTGAAAAGGTTCCTTGCTTAGATGCtgattttattctttgttcTTTCTCTATTTGACTGTTTCTTTAAGTAAAATATAGACCCACTAACTCAGAGTGAACTCTCACATGACTACATCTTGTTGCACTGCactgtttttaatgtattttgcaTTGTGCTTCATGTTGTTGTGTGCTATTTATTTGTCATCTTTTCAAGCTTTGTTTAGTTGCTGTTAATTTTTTAGTTACATTATTACATATTCTATTGGTGCCTTATGTTGAGGTATTTCAAATGACTGTGTTTTCATAATTGGAGTGGCAATAAGCATTTCATAAGCATTTTAaatgttgagatgacatgagtCAATGCCTTTAATTGtttaatctttgttttttagTAGAGGGGTGATGAGCTGTTACGTTTATTTAGAAAAAGGCCcgctttagtttaaaaaaaatatcccaGATGTCCCAGCTTCAGGCAGGCACTTCAATCCAGCTTACATTGGAATTTGTAAATATTAATCCttagtgtatttctcatgtCATGCAATAATAATCTgctaatatattttaaatatttgtagtCTACCTGCACAGTACCAAAAAGAAGCAAGCTGACTGTGCTGTGTAAGTAGAGAGAAAGCTGCTGGCTTTAGCTTTCAAGGTTAAAACAATGAGCTCAAGATATTTAAATGTTGTCCCAGGATGGGGAGCTTTAAACCTGTCTGTAAATGTAAATTGTTTATGTTGAGTGTTGGGCCTTAGAGACAAACTGCTATTTTCCTTTTAGTTtgctaaataaaaaacatttgaaatgcaTTTCATGGAAGACAAAATGCATGAAAGAAGTAGGAATATAAGGTATAATTGTTGGCTTGTTAAAATACAATGGttatcccacataacctctccactctgccattttaaatttgttttatgtcttatgcttgcttttatgttgctCTTTATTATTCTGctgtgtacagtgtccttgagtgttctgaaaggcgctttcaaataaattgtgttttttttttctctttacacAACAGGAGCACACGTTTGGACAACATGTGTAGTTAAATTAGACAATGACTGCCAAAACACATtagtaaatataaaacattgtagaaaaataattatCAAAAGCCAGAAGCCTTCAGTCTGAAGCAGACTAAATGGACAAAACAAGTTCATATTTAACCAGGTTTTATTGTGCACAGGAAATACGTACAAAAGACAATGAGGGGATGTAGCAAGGGTCTCAGACGTCGAGGCACTGAAGCAGAGGTGGTTAGGTGCAGAACTGTGTTGCAGATGACTGATGTCATcgaataatttgtgtggcatcttattgaatgcagaacacctgattgtacTGTAAACAGTTTgagattgtttttttgtttatttaaaagggcaaaaggtaaatggctgcaaataacgttgttgtttgcaaaacttatGCATACAAtcttaaaattgacaatttatatttgcatttaaagttatgaaatatgattcaataagCATGTTTGTGgtagttacagtaaaaaaatatagatttttctactcagatttgatctaaattcagacaaaaaaaagtacattttgttaatacagtatgtcaaaattaaaacataactgtaaattcagacacgtgaggttgtgctgaaaagaatgataccaaacaaggcaaagtaaatagtttttacagGGAATATGTAGAGGTCAAATCAAAAGTACTCAAAAATGgtcaattataccctggaccccagagggttaaacatttttcttaaagtaacgcaatagttacttttcaagtaattaattacttttaaaatcttGTAACTaggttactaactcagttacttcttcaaaaaagtaactagtaactctaattaatttctttttcaaagtaacttgcccaacactggtaaaAGGTGAGGTTTCAACCTGGTGATTCCGAGAATCCAGGAGTGACGAAAAGGCGAGTCCCGTGAGTAGTGGCATTTCCAAGAAGGGGTTTGCAAGCAGGTTTGGAGATTCTTACCAGGTGCAGCCACTGTTTATGAGATTAAACGTAGGTGAGGTTAATAAGAGGCAGAAGAACTagcaacaaaagaaaatgaggGTACATGCAAAGCAAGGAACAACAAAACACTCCTGCAAGCAGCAAGAAGGCTGTGAGGTAGTTGACAAACTGACAGGACGGCGCTGGCCTTAAGAGTCAGCTGCTGAGTGCTGTTGATGGATTACAGGTGAGAGAAATAGGTGAGGACCCAGAGCTCCACCCACATGGGCGGACACAGTAAACCACAGGATTCAAGCAGAATAATACCAGATACACTTGCATCATGACAATATTATTGCAGAACTGATGATTTGTGGTCTAGATGTTAAAGCCATTTACTTTACAGCTCTATTTGCCACATTTTTCATATGATGTGAAGTTCAAGATAATAATACATAATTAATGTAGCGCTTCAATCAATGTCCGATACAACTGAATTCTATCAGTGAACACATTATTGTACTCTGACAACTACAGCACTGTTTTGTATTTGGTGGATATCCAGTACTGAtttctcttcttgtttagcatcTGTGGGTGGTGCATGTAAATATTGTGTACATACAAAATGAGACCATTTACTATTGCAATTTAACTGGCTAACCATCAAGCAGGGGGTCATTGGAAATAAAAATCAGATCAGACACCTTATTACAGTATGTTTAACTGAAGCCAAAGCAAAAACGTTTTATTCATATTCATATCATCAATATTTTCCAAGTTTCAGGCCAACTAGCTTTAAGCATGAACATCATGGGATACATTCTAGTTTCAACAACGAAACTGCACCAGTATATCTATTACATAGAGCAACATAAAAGAAGAATTGGTACGGTGAATGTTTCATCTTCATATTCTGGAATTTGATGTTTGAGAATAATGCATTTTGTcatcatttcagtttattttgaaaaatctcaacaggatcttcagctttattgtgaaaggttcatgtggaaaataaataagCGGACGGCGGAGCTACACGCTGGGTTAGCAACCATTGTTGTTGCTAACAAACCAATGCATAAAAACAGTCACTTAtctgtctgtagtgtggttattttaaatataagaaaaaaagagagctttAAGAAGTTAATGTAGCCACTACAgagaccatcaaaacgatgaaaaacaTATTGCccttaaacagtttattttgcgacaccacgaaacaaatgATAGCAAATGATAATATGAAACTATAGATGTTTTCATATCGttatccgatatatatcgtcatatcgaaCAGTCCTAAGTGCAATTAGGAGTTTTACAAAATagcaataaaaagacaaaaaaataaataaattgtcatCCAAAGTACAAATATACagtgaattttttatttttgttaagatacaaatacacaaaggtttttttttccatttacagagtacaacatgcacaaacaatgGACAACACATAgttaaaaaatgttacaaagTCTACCACTGAATTCATACCTATTTTTACCTAATTTTTTAATAAACGGTAATAGCTTATTTTTCTGTAGCTGATTGGTTTACTTCATTTTGTCTAACTTCCACTAAAACTATCACTGAAATTCACTGAAAGTATAATTTTCTTATTGCAAAAAGACTTTTTGACACATGCAGTAATACAAATATTGCGTAAGATTATGAGCCTTAAACAAATACtattcatttaaatttttaaaacatgtgcTCTACACAGGCAGcatggtggcacagtggttagcactgttgctgcacagcaagaaggtcctgagttcaattccaccatcagaccggggtctttctgtgtggagtttgcataagcgaatggatggatggatgtgctcTACACAGCATACCGGACATTTTTTCAGTAAACATTTTGTATTATCATATGCAACATACATACAATCCAAGAGTAGCTCAAACAAACTTCATTTTCCTTGTAgctctttaaaaataattaaaatacataattatacaTACAATTTACTATTTTAATGTGTCACATTTCATTATGATTTGTTGTAAAATTTCAATATAGTGCAATTACAGGGTgacaaaaatgatgaaaatagAAGTTCAAagcccaaaacaaaaaagtctttgAGAATGAACACATTGTCTTGTGAACTGTTAACTGCAGCATGTATCGGATGTTCTACAGCATGTTCTCTCATCCACTACAGCATCTGTAGGTGGTGCACAAAGTAATTCCTCCAATGACGAGGAGTGCTCCAGATATCCATCCCAAATATATAGAAGCTCCCAGCTCTCCTTGACTTCCTGTTGTGGCCACAGGATTATAAAACCCTGTGATGATGCTGTAAGCTGACCAGCTGACAGGAATAATACACACGATCCCTGCTATAATAAACACCACACCTCCTGCAATGCCGGCATTGGATTTGGTCAATTGGTCATAATCAAAGAAAGAAGTGCATCGAGCTCCAACCACTGTGAGCCCGATGGCCACCACACTGACAGCAATAGACACGCAGATCAGAGCCCTGGAGGCTTGCAGCTCTTGTGGTAAAGCCAAAACCGAGTCATAGTTTTTGCATTGGGACTGACCCGTGCTCTGGAACACACAGTTCATCCATAAGCCTTCCCAAAACACCTGAGCAGTGATGATGTTTGACTGTATAAATGCCGACACCTTCCACATGGGCAGCGCACAGATGAGGATGGTGCCAAGAAAACCGAGGATTGCCAAACACACACCAACGATCTGAGTCTTCATGTTTTCAGAAAATAAAGTCtgtatttaaagttaaaaaaaaaaacaacatcaaaaTCAACCTCCAGTTGAGTTTAAGATCATTTTTACTTCCAGCTTTCAGTTGTCTGTAAATGCTGCTGGTTgggttttgctttgttttgctccTCAGGTATGGGAAAGGCAACAGGGAGGGGACTCTGTTCTGTGgtatgtttcctgtttgtcttgATTCCTGCGTGACCTGAAAAACTAGCAGGAGAAGGCCGTTAACAGAAGCAATCGTGTATAAAAACTTGCTTTGTCACTCCAAAGAATAACCAGATTGCTCATTTAAACCAGCAATAAAGACTACAGATTTCATGAGGTATACTTCTTGTATTTTAAAGTACTTTCACATTACCAGAATGCATGAAAACTACACCAGTATCAAATTACTGATGCatttttatgaatatttatTCCTTGGcacttaaatgttttaatcttaCTAAAGAAACAAAGCCTATGTTAGCTCATGAcctctttttacaaaaaaatcaaGTCAGCAAGCAAAATTGACAGACAGATACATCTACATTTGTTGCACTCTGCAAGACAATTTGCATGCAGTTAGCTGCGTTCTCTAAATTCCCCAGAGTTTGCGTTTTAGTTGTGAGCTGGAGTTTAAAGTCTACCATGTTTGCTAGAAAGTGCTTTCTACAAAAGCAGCCTTTTAGCTTTTACTCATTGAAACCCTCCACTAGAGTAAAGTTTAAAAATGCCAAAAGCCTATAAGGAGTAGAGAACTAGAGGGGTAACAATTAACATTCTGGACCAAACCATTTGAGAACATTTGTCTTAAACAAGAAGGCCACCATAGTCAAGTTAATGAAAAGAgttttattaaatcaaaagcAAAGTAAAAACACCTAAATATGtagtcaatttaaaaaaaataattaaaaaataaagagccTAGTCCATTTCTCTTGAGGGTGACAGTCTACAGCCATTCCAACCTCTTGCAGACATTTAAACATATGCTCCACCACCTGTTGCAGAGCGTGGAGCGGAGTATTTGACAGAGTATCCACCATCCTTAGGCTGCTTGCACTGACAACAAAGGAGTGCACCTCCGATGATCAGAAGTCCAGATGAAGCCCAGCCAATGAACAGCGATGCTCCAAGCTCTCTCCTCTGTCCGTCAGACATAATAGGGTTGTAGAAGTTCCTGATGACCTCATTAGCAGACCAGGATACAGGGATGAGGCACAGGATGCCACCAACAATGAACACCACACCCGCAGCAATGGCCACCTTACTCTTGGCAGTCTCCTCTTCAATGCAGTTGGTGCACTTTCCGCCTGCGATGGCAAGCAGGAGTCCCATTAGGCTGAGCAAGATGGAGATCACAACCAGAGCACGGGCTGCCTGCAGGTCTTGAGGAAGAGCGAGCATGGAATCGTAGACCTTGCACTGCATCTGGCCAGTGCTCTGCATCACACAGTTCATCCAGAGGCCCTCCCAGAAAACCTGTGCTGTCACGATGTTGTTTCCAATGAAAGCAGACACCTTCCACAACGGCAGAGCACAGGTAATTATGTCTCCAAAAAAGCCAATCACTGCCAAAAAGATGCCCAAGATCTGAAGTCCTGCAGATGCCATAATGTCACTTCTGGTGCAACAAGGAGCTGTGAGGAAGAATCAACTGGAAACACAACAAGACACATGACTCCAGGCCTCAACTGCAGCTTTTATATCCACATGGGAGGCTCATGGTTTCTCCTGATTGGTTATTCAGAAGTGTTCAAAGTGAAAACACCTGCGGTCATTAGGACTGACCTCCTGCCCAGTGATAGCTGGCATATGTTCCAGATCCCCTCGGACCCATTTTCTTATGATAAGCCaataagaaaatggatgaatgtttgcaaaagtgctgtgaaaactgaaatgaaaagaatgtttagaataaaactATTCCACCTAAATTAAtgtctttttcattattttttgtgGGTGTTTTTTGTGAGGCTATGAATTCACTCAGACTAAAGTAGCAGTTTTGCCAAGAACATAACAATGAGAAGAAGAGTGATTTTAAAGattgtattttaatattgacTTTAGTATCTCATGTAACATTATGAGATCATAATGTTTGCTTTTGGTTTTACACctgatttcattttcttttaccaGTGCAGCAATCAAGCTGAGTgagtccacctgtggtaatTAGGTGCGAGGCATTGgtttgggaaaaaaacaaaagaaacaaccagTATTAAATTAGACATACACCACGTTGGTTGTTTCTCAACCTGTGATCCTCCTTGGTATGGTTGGATTCTATTTTAATGAGCCTATCTTATCAGGTAATGGGTTTAAATAGTTTCTGTGTTCAGTACGTTTGATTtggttaaaaaatatatatatatttttaaccaAATCAAACTTACTACTTTTTTATGCTTGTGCGGTTTCTTACTTTCTTCCTCCAGaggcaataaaaatgtttaccCTGCTTTAGAGTCGCTGCTCAGacatttgaaatttttttttattaaacccaACATGGTGTGGTTGGGTTTGTGCATCATTCCAtagatttaaaattaatttaaaaaaaaaatccccccttgatttgcactgttaaagcttcttttctttctctgggCTCTGTTTGGGGACAAGTGGGCCTCTTTGTTGTCAAGAAAACCTCAAAGGGAGCGTGATTGATGCAATGGAGCCAGAGCCCACCCAGAGGAGGGCTGTATTCTGGGGGGATTTGTAGGTCATATAAAACTTCTGCTGAGAGTGGACTTTTATTTGGAAACCCTGCAAAGAACTGACTTGTCTAAAAAAAGGGGAGGAAAAAGCTGTTATGGCTTCTTTAGGGTTGCAGATTCTGGGTGTTGGGCTGGCTGTGCTTGGATGGATTGGAAACATACTGATCTGCATGCTGCCCTTGTGGAAGGTATCTGCTTTCATTGGAAATAACATTGTTGTGGCTCAAACCATCTGGGAAGGACTCTGGATGAGCTGTGTGGTGCAAAGCACCGGCCAGATGCAGTGCAAGGTCT
This window harbors:
- the LOC116317280 gene encoding claudin-4-like, translating into MKTQIVGVCLAILGFLGTILICALPMWKVSAFIQSNIITAQVFWEGLWMNCVFQSTGQSQCKNYDSVLALPQELQASRALICVSIAVSVVAIGLTVVGARCTSFFDYDQLTKSNAGIAGGVVFIIAGIVCIIPVSWSAYSIITGFYNPVATTGSQGELGASIYLGWISGALLVIGGITLCTTYRCCSG
- the LOC116317281 gene encoding claudin-like protein ZF-A89; this encodes MASAGLQILGIFLAVIGFFGDIITCALPLWKVSAFIGNNIVTAQVFWEGLWMNCVMQSTGQMQCKVYDSMLALPQDLQAARALVVISILLSLMGLLLAIAGGKCTNCIEEETAKSKVAIAAGVVFIVGGILCLIPVSWSANEVIRNFYNPIMSDGQRRELGASLFIGWASSGLLIIGGALLCCQCKQPKDGGYSVKYSAPRSATGGGAYV